From one Physeter macrocephalus isolate SW-GA chromosome 18, ASM283717v5, whole genome shotgun sequence genomic stretch:
- the SNRPC gene encoding U1 small nuclear ribonucleoprotein C gives MPKFYCDYCDTYLTHDSPSVRKTHCSGRKHKENVKDYYQKWMEEQAQSLIDKTTAAFQQGKIPPTPFSAPPPAGAMIPPPPSLPGPPRPGMMPAPHMGGPPMMPMMGPPPPGMMPVGPAPGMRPPMGGHMPMMPGPPMMRPPARPMMVPTRPGMTRPDR, from the exons ATGCCTAA gTTTTATTGTGACTACTGCGATACATACCTCACCCATGACTCT CCATCTGTGAGAAAGACACACTGCAGTGGTAGGAAACACAAAGAGAATGTGAAAGACTACTATCAGAAATGGATGGAAGAGCAGGCTCAGAGCCTGATTGACAAAACAA CCGCTGCATTCCAACAAGGAAAGATACCTCCTACTCCAttctctgctcctcctcctgcagGGGCAATGATTCCACCTCCCCCCAGTCTCC CGGGTCCTCCTCGCCCTGGGATGATGCCAGCACCCCACATGGGGGGCCCTCCCATGATGCCAATGATgggccctcctcctcctgggatgATGCCAGTGGGACCTG CTCCTGGAATGAGGCCGCCTATGGGAGGCCACATGCCAATGATGCCTGGGCCCCCAATGATGAGACCTCCCGCCCGTCCCATGATGGTGCCCACCCGGCCAGGAATGACTCGACCAGACAGATAA